Within the Solibacillus silvestris genome, the region GCAATCTATTACTTGAGCCCTCTTCTCCATTTTTCAAACTGTAGTTCCACTTCTTTTGATAGCTTGATTCTTGAGGCCGGTTTTTCGTCGGTCGATTCTTTTACTTTGGATGAAATTTTAGATTGAATAATTTGCATTTCAATTTCAAGCTCACGTGCCGATTTTCTTAATGCACCATGACCAAATACAACATTTTGTTCAGTCATATCGGATGTTGCGACGTGTATTTGGATTTTTCGCCCTTTTAATTCGTTCGATAATTTTTCAATGCGCTCGTCCGCTGTTTCGTTTTTACGTGTATAAAGCACTTCCACGGCATGCTGAATATAAAGTTGTTCAGTGCCCGGAACAAGATGCGCGTCAAATACAACAATAACACGCCAGCCTGTATGCGCTTTATACTCCGCCATTCGTTCAATTAACCGATCACGCGCATCTTCGAAGTGAGGCTCGCGTAACGGACGAAGCTCACTCCATGCACCGATCATGTTATAGCCGTCTACTAGCAATATGTTCTGCATGACCTCATCCGTTAGCTTCTTGTCGTTTGCGGTACACTTCATACATAAGTAATGCCGCTGCTACGGAAGCATTCAATGATGTTACATGACCAACCATCGGTAAGTGATATAAGAAGTCACATTTATCTTTTAAAAGACGGCTCATTCCCTTACCTTCACTACCAATAATTAATGCAAGCGGTAATGTTGCATCCATTTTACGATAATCTGCCGAACCTTTTGCATCTGTTCCGGCAATCCATACACCGCGGTCTTTTAGCTCATCCACCGTTTGGGCCAAATTGGTCACACGCACAACAGGTACATGCTCGATAGCACCTGTGGAAGCTTTAGCAACTACTGCTGTTAAACCTACTGCACGACGCTTCGGAATAATGATACCGTGTGCACCGATCGCATCTGCCGTACGCATAATCGATCCTAAGTTATGCGGATCTTCCAACTCGTCCAATATTAAAAAGAACGGATCTTCGTTTTTTGCCTTCGCTACGTTAAATAAATCATCCAATTCTGCATAGTCATATGCCGCGACCGATGCCACAATCCCCTGATGATTTTCTGCAAGCTTATCAACTTTTTGCTTTGGTACAAACTGCACGAGGACACCTTGCTCTTTCGCTAAGTCCATTAACTCCTGTACACCCGTTTTTTTAACGCCTTCAGCAATCCATAACTTATTGATTTCACGGCCGGAGCGAAGTGCTTCAAGTACCGGGTTTTTTCCTGCAATCATTTCTCCTGTTACTTCTTCCTGGGCAGATTGCGGTTTTTCTTGTTGCTTTTTCTCATGAGTTTTAAAAGTATCTGCTTTTTTATCGCGCCCTTTAAAATCTCTTGGTTTACGATTTGGCTGTCTTTTCTCTGCCATAGTTACACTCCTTTTGCCTGTTCGACAATTTCGATTGCGTAATCGATTATTTCATTTGCGCGATGATGTTCATTGCTGAGGAATAGGAAGCCTAAAACCGCCTCAAATCCTGAGCTATTACGATATGTGCGTACATCTGTGTTTTTCGGAACAGATCCTGATTTGGCATTGCGTCCTCTACGGAAAACAGCTTGCTCTTCTTCTGTTAAATAATTTTCTTCGATCATACGATGTACAATATTGGACTGGGACTTGGCCGAAACATATTTTGTCGCCTCTTTATGCAATGTGTTAGGCTTTGCGCGGCCCGACAATATTAAATGTTCACGAATTCTTTGTTCCAGCACGGCGTCGCCCATATAAGCGAGCGCCAGTGCATTTAGCTGTATGACATCATGTGGTGTTAAATTTTGCATTTACTGTCCTCGTTTCCAGCGTGTACCTTGACGAGTGTCTTCAAGCACAATATCCATGCCCAGCAGTTGGTCACGGATTTCATCTGAACGAGCGAAATCACGGTTTTTGCGGGCTTGATTACGTTCCTCGATTAATGCCTCAATTTCTTCATCGAGTAAGCCAGCTTCTACTTTTATATGAATACCTAGTACATTTCCAATTGTATCAAACATCGTTAAAATTGCCTGCAATACTTCTTTATCCGTATTTGCTTCGTTTAAATACACATTGGCAATATGGGAAAGTTCAAATAGCGCCGAAACCGCATTTGCTGTATTAAAGTCATCATTCATCGCGTTTTCGAAATCAACTTTAATATGACCAATTTTTTCAAGCCATTGCTCACTGTTATCCCCTAAACTTGCAGAAGATGTGAGACGGTGCTCCACATTCGTATAAGATGTACGAATACGGTCTAAACCATTTTTCGCTGCTTCCACTAAATCCTGAGCGAAGTTGATCGGATTACGGTAATGAACAGACAGCATAAAGAAACGCAACACTTGCGGGTCAATTTGCTGGCGGATATCATTCACTAATATAAAGTTGCCCAGTGATTTTGACATTTTTTCATTATCAATATTAATATAGCCGTTATGCATCCAATAACGCGCGAATGTTTTATCATTATGCGCTTCAGATTGGGCAATTTCGTTTTCATGGTGAGGGAATGTTAAATCCTGTCCGCCTGCGTGAATATCGATTGTATCACCTAAATGCTCACGTGCCATTACAGAACACTCAATATGCCATCCTGGACGTCCTTCTCCCCATGGTGATGCCCACTTAATTTCGCCTGCTTTCGCCGCTTTCCATAATGCGAAATCCAACGGGTCTTCCTTTTTCTCGCCGGCTTCAATACGTGCTCCTACTTTTAAATCATCGATAGATTGGTGACTTAACTTACCGTAGCCATTGAATTTACGCGTACGATAATAAACATCGCCTTGGGATTCATATGCGTAGCCTTTGTCGATCAGCACTTTTATGAACTCGATAATATCATCCATATGCTCTGTTACACGTGGATGGGCATCCGCCTTTTGGCATCCAAGCGCCGTAATATCTTCAAAGTAAGCAGCGATAAAGCGATCTGTTAAGACAGAAGTTTCTTCACCTAATTCATTTGCTGCTTTAATAATTTTGTCATCCACATCGGTAAAGTTCGAAACGAATTTCACCTCATAGCCTGCATACTGTAAATAGCGACGTACTGTATCATAGACGATTACCGGACGGGAATTCCCAATATGAATGTAATTGTATACAGTCGGTCCGCATACATACATTTTTACTTTGCCTTCCTCCAACGGAATAAATGGTTCTTTTTGTCTTGTCAACGAATTGAAGATTTGAATCGTCATATTGCCTCTCCTTTTTCATAGTGCTCTTTTCGGTGTGTATTGGGTTAATTTGCCATTCAAATGAAAAAAGCGTCTCCATCACCTAAAGAAGGTGACAGAGACGCTAGATGCGCGGTTCCACTCTGGTTGAAAAAGTAGCCATACTTTTTCCGCTTAAAGTCCTGTAACGTGGACAAATCGATTTAACCTACTTCAAATTCAGTTAAATACTCAAAGGTGCATTTCAGCTTTGCCTTAACCTGGATCACTTTCAGCCGGTGGTGATCCTCTCTAATAAGGGGTGCGCAGCGTACTTCTCCTTCTCAACGTGCTATCACTTATAGAATTATATTCATTTTACATCTATTTTCAGAAAAATCAATCATTTTATCCATTTTAGAGAACTGTTAAGTAAGCTCCCTATTTACATAATGGATTACTTTGCAAATTTTTCAACACGGGCAATTGTTTTTTCCTTGCCGATTAAAGCAATGGCATTCGGTAATTCCGGACCATGTGTTTGACCAGTCGTCACAACACGGATTGGCATAAACAGATTTTTACCTTTTACACCCGTTTCTTTTTGTACAGCTTTAATCGCTGCTTTAATTGAAGCGGCATCAAAAGTTTCTAAAGCTTCTAATTGAGTTTTAAATGAAGCCATAACAGCCGGCACAGTCTCACCCGCTAACACTTCATTTGCTTCTTCATCATATGCAATTTCTTCTGTGAAAAATTGGCTCGATAATTCTACGATTTCTGCACCGAAGCTCATTTGCTCATGGTAAAGCGCGATTAAATCAGAAGCCCATGCATGTTGCTCTTCTGACAGCTCTTCTGGAAGTAAGCCCGCTTTTTGCAAGTGTGGCAATGCTAAAGCAACTACCTCTTCATGAGACATTTTTTTAATATATTGGTTGTTCATCCATGTTAGTTTTGTTTTATCAAACATAGATGGTGATTTTGATAAGCGTTTTTCATCAAACAGCTTTACAAATTCGTCATGTGAGAAGATTTCCTCTTCTCCTTCCGGTGACCAGCCAAGCAATGCAAAGAAGTTAAACATCGCTTCCGGTAAGTAACCAAGGTCCTTGTATTGTGTAACGAACTGGATGATTGATTCATCACGTTTCGATAATTTCTTGCGCTCTTCATTTACGATTAATGTCATATGACCATATTGCGGATATTCCCATCCGAATGCGTCAAAAATCATCATTTGTTTTGGTGTGTTTGATAAATGCTCTTCCCCACGGAATACATGTGTAATTTCCATGAAGTGGTCATCCAGTACTACCGCATAATTGTATGTTGGAATACCGTTTGCTTTTACAAGTACCCAGTCGCCGATATCTTTTGATTCGAACGATACTTCGCCGCGAACTAAATCAGTGAACTGATACGTAACATTTTCCGGAACACGCATACGAATTGTGTGCGGGATACCAGCAGCCTCTTTTTCAGCAACTTCCTCTGCTGTTAAATGACGGCATTTTCCATCATATGCAGGTGCTGCAACACCTTGTGCTTTTTGTTTTTCGCGTGATGCTTCAAGCTCTTCTGAAGTACAGAAACATTTATACGCCTGTCCGTTTTCCAGCATTTTTTCTGCATGCTCTTTATAAATATCAAGACGTTCCATTTGACGGTAAGGTGCATATGGGCCACCGATATCAATCGATTCATCCGGTGTAATGCCTAACCAGCGTAAGTTATCAAGTTGAGAAGCTTCCCCGCCCTCTACATTACGCTCAATATCTGTATCTTCAATACGTACTACAAAAGTACCGTTGTGATGTTTTGCATATAAATAATTGAATAATGCTGTACGTGCGCCACCGATATGTAAGAATCCTGTTGGCGATGGTGCATAACGAACGCGAACTGTTTTCGTCATAATATTGCCTCCTAATTTTAGCGTCAAAACGCTCGACCTTTTCCGAATATAAAAAATTTACTTTTATATGGATATGAACGGACATTATATTGTCCAATATCGGCACAATAGATGTCTTTTAAACTTTAACCATTCTACCACTGTAAGTTATTAAATTAAAGTAGCGTGTGCCGATTTTTGACACACGCCCTCAATTTTATCGCACTTTATGCTTTTACTAAAAGAATCGTTGCCATTGCTGCAATTCCTTCTTCACGGCCCACAAAACCTAACTTCTCTGTTGTTGTCGCTTTTACATTAACTTGCGAAGGTTCGGCATTCAGTAGTTGTGCGATACGGTTTTGCATCTGTGAAATATATGGGGCCATTTTCGGACGCTGTGCCAT harbors:
- a CDS encoding ribonuclease III, with translation MQNLTPHDVIQLNALALAYMGDAVLEQRIREHLILSGRAKPNTLHKEATKYVSAKSQSNIVHRMIEENYLTEEEQAVFRRGRNAKSGSVPKNTDVRTYRNSSGFEAVLGFLFLSNEHHRANEIIDYAIEIVEQAKGV
- a CDS encoding cysteine--tRNA ligase, whose product is MTIQIFNSLTRQKEPFIPLEEGKVKMYVCGPTVYNYIHIGNSRPVIVYDTVRRYLQYAGYEVKFVSNFTDVDDKIIKAANELGEETSVLTDRFIAAYFEDITALGCQKADAHPRVTEHMDDIIEFIKVLIDKGYAYESQGDVYYRTRKFNGYGKLSHQSIDDLKVGARIEAGEKKEDPLDFALWKAAKAGEIKWASPWGEGRPGWHIECSVMAREHLGDTIDIHAGGQDLTFPHHENEIAQSEAHNDKTFARYWMHNGYINIDNEKMSKSLGNFILVNDIRQQIDPQVLRFFMLSVHYRNPINFAQDLVEAAKNGLDRIRTSYTNVEHRLTSSASLGDNSEQWLEKIGHIKVDFENAMNDDFNTANAVSALFELSHIANVYLNEANTDKEVLQAILTMFDTIGNVLGIHIKVEAGLLDEEIEALIEERNQARKNRDFARSDEIRDQLLGMDIVLEDTRQGTRWKRGQ
- a CDS encoding glutamate--tRNA ligase, giving the protein MTKTVRVRYAPSPTGFLHIGGARTALFNYLYAKHHNGTFVVRIEDTDIERNVEGGEASQLDNLRWLGITPDESIDIGGPYAPYRQMERLDIYKEHAEKMLENGQAYKCFCTSEELEASREKQKAQGVAAPAYDGKCRHLTAEEVAEKEAAGIPHTIRMRVPENVTYQFTDLVRGEVSFESKDIGDWVLVKANGIPTYNYAVVLDDHFMEITHVFRGEEHLSNTPKQMMIFDAFGWEYPQYGHMTLIVNEERKKLSKRDESIIQFVTQYKDLGYLPEAMFNFFALLGWSPEGEEEIFSHDEFVKLFDEKRLSKSPSMFDKTKLTWMNNQYIKKMSHEEVVALALPHLQKAGLLPEELSEEQHAWASDLIALYHEQMSFGAEIVELSSQFFTEEIAYDEEANEVLAGETVPAVMASFKTQLEALETFDAASIKAAIKAVQKETGVKGKNLFMPIRVVTTGQTHGPELPNAIALIGKEKTIARVEKFAK
- a CDS encoding 23S rRNA (guanosine(2251)-2'-O)-methyltransferase RlmB; this translates as MAEKRQPNRKPRDFKGRDKKADTFKTHEKKQQEKPQSAQEEVTGEMIAGKNPVLEALRSGREINKLWIAEGVKKTGVQELMDLAKEQGVLVQFVPKQKVDKLAENHQGIVASVAAYDYAELDDLFNVAKAKNEDPFFLILDELEDPHNLGSIMRTADAIGAHGIIIPKRRAVGLTAVVAKASTGAIEHVPVVRVTNLAQTVDELKDRGVWIAGTDAKGSADYRKMDATLPLALIIGSEGKGMSRLLKDKCDFLYHLPMVGHVTSLNASVAAALLMYEVYRKRQEANG